From the Sphingomonas brevis genome, the window TGCGGGTCGCCCGACAGGCGGTCGATCGCCTCGGCAATGACGCTCTGTTTGGGAGCGGCATTCTTCAACAGGAAATCGATGTCGTTGAGCGGCTCTCCGGGGAAATACATTTGCGTCACCAGCCGCTCGCTATGCCCATCGATCGAATAATGAATGTGGGGCGTTCGGCGGCCAATCGGCGTGTCATAGTCTTTCGGCTTGACCGAGCGGAACTTGAACTGGCCATCGCGGTCCGACGCCAGCCGCGCGAAACCCTGGAAATTGGGGTCGAGCGCCGCCGGATTGGCGGTGTCGCCGGGATGGGCGTAACGGCCCGCCGCGTTGCACTGCCAAATGTCTATCTGGGCGTTGCTAACCGGGTTGCCGTGCAGGTCGACGATGCGGCCGATGACGTTGATCGGCTGGCCCATGGCCACCCCGTCGCGGCCTTTGACTCGAGTCAGGTCGGCATCATGATCCGTCGGACGGACGATGGGATAGAATGGGCCAAGGTCCTGCGCTGACGTCGCAACGAGATTTTGGGCAACGAGATTTTGGGCCTTGGCCGCGGATACGGATGCAACTGCCGCGGCACCGACAACCAGGTGGCGCCTGGTAACGATCATGACGTGTCTCCCCCGATGGGAAGCAACCCGCTTACGCCCGCGAATCGATTGGCGCTATGCTTTCTTCTGCCGTTCCGGTGCCTGACGGATGGCATCCGCGCCGCCGCCGGCAAGAACCGCCAGCGTTACCAGGTCCGAACTGCTGGCTGTCATCGGTGCGATCTGGACCGGCAGGCTCATCCCCATCAGATAGGGCCCAAGCGCGACGTCCCCGCCGAGCGCCCGGATCAGCTTGGAACTGATGTTGGCCGACTGAAGGCCCGGCATGACCAGGATGTTGGCCGGCCCGGTAAGCCGGCTGAACGGATAATATTTCGCCTGCATCTCATGATTGAGCGCGACATCCGGCCCCATTTCGCCTTCATATTCAAAGTCGGTCTGCAGCGTGTCGAGCAGCTTCACCGCGTCACGCAGCTCGTCGATGTGGCGGCCCGGCGGGTTGCCGAAGGTCGTGTAGCTGATGAAGGCGACGCGCGGTTCCTGGCCCACGCGGCGGGCGAAGGATGCAGCGCGCATGGCGATGGCGGCATATTGCTCGGCCGTTGGGCGCTCGGTCACCGCGGTGTCGGCGATCATCACTGTCCGGCCACGAGCCGAGACGACGTGGATGCCGAACGGGGTAGCGCAATCGTCCTCGTCGATCACCCAGCGGACCTGCCGCAGCGACTCGCTGAATGGGCGGGTGGTGCCGGTAATCATCGCATCGCCTTCGCCCATCGCGAGCATCGCGGCGGCAAAGGTATTGCGATCCTGGTTGACCATTCGCTCGACGGCCCGGCGCAACATTCCGTGGCGCTGGTGCTTGGCGTAGATATAGTCGACGGCGCGTCCGACCAGCGGCGAGTTGCGGCTGTTGAGCACCTCATAGCTCTTCGGATCGTCGACCCCGAGCTCCGCCAGCTTGTCGTACACGTCCTCGCGCCCGACCAGCACCGGCGTACCATAGCCACCTTCCTTGAAAGCGATCGCGGCGCGGAGGACATTTTCCTCTTCGCCCTCCGCGAACAGCACGCGCTTGGGATTGGCCCTGGCGGCCTCGAAGGCCAGGCTGAGGATCGAGCTGGTTGGATTCAGCCGCGCGCGCAGGGTCAGACGGTAAGCGGCCATGTCGGCGATCGGCTTTTGCGCCACGCCGGTCCTCATCGCCGCTTCGGCCACCGCACAGGGAACCACTTCGATCAGCCTGGGATCGAACGGTGCCGGAATAATGTAATCGGGCCCGAACCGGTGACTGACGCCGCCATAGGCAGCCGCCACCTCTTCCGGGACCGCTTCGCGCGCGAGATCGGCCAGCGAGTGGGCGGCGGCGATCTTCATCTCCTCGTTGATGCCGGTGGCATGGACGTCGAGCGCGCCGCGGAAGATGAACGGAAAGCCGAGCACATTGTTGACCTGGTTCGGATAGTCGGACCGCCCGGTCGCGACGATCGCGTCCGGCCGCGCCTTCTTCGCATCGGGCGGGGTAATCTCGGGATCGGGATTGGCCATGGCGAAGATGATCGGCTGCGGCGCCATCGCCTCGACCATGTCGGGCGTGACCGCGCCGGCGGCGCTCAGGCCCAGGAAAACGTCGGCGCCGACCAGCGCTTCCTTGAGCGAACGCGCCTCAGTCGGAACGGCGTGCGCCGACTTGAACTGGTCCATGCCGTCGCGGCCCGGGTAGAGCGGCCCCTTGCGATCGCACATGACGACATTGTTGTGGGGAACGCCCATCGCCTTGATCAGCTCGGTGCAGGCGATCGCAGCCGCTCCGGCGCCGTTGACGACGACCTTGACGTCCTTGAACTCGCGCCCGGTCAGGAAACAGGCATTGATCATGCCAGCAGCAGTGATGATCGCGGTGCCATGCTGATCGTCATGGAACACCGGAATGTTCATCCGCTCCTTCAGCGCCTGTTCGATGATGAAACAGTCCGGCGCGGCGATGTCTTCCAGGTTGATTCCGCCGAAGCTCGGGCCGAGCAATTCGACCGCTTCGATGAAGCGCTGGGCGTCGGTGGTGTCGACCTCAAGGTCGATCGAATCGACGTCGGCAAAGCGCTTGAACAGCACCGCCTTGCCTTCCATCACCGGCTTCGACGCCAGCGCGCCCAAATTGCCGAGGCCAAGGATGGCGGTACCGTTCGAGATTACCGCAACCAGGTTACCCTTCGCCGTAAGCTCATAGGCCTTCGCTGGATTGGCCGCGATTTCTTCGACCGGCACGGCGACGCCCGGCGAATAGGCGAGGCTGAGGTCGCGCTGCGTCGCCATCGGCTTCGACGCGATGATCTCGATCTTGCCGGGCCGTCCCCGTGAATGGAAATCCAGCGCTTCGTCGCGCGTGAACTTTACGTTGCTCTCGCTCATTGGCTCTCCCGTTGGCGAGCCTTTAGCGGCCTTTTGCGCCAAGAGTCACCCTCGCTTGACGGCAACTTTGCCGCTACCACTTCGGACAATGGCCCGCGCCGACGATCCTTCGCCCAAGCAGACCCCGATGATGGCGCAATATCGCCGGCTGAAGGCCGAGGCGGGCGACGCCCTGCTGTTCTACCGGATGGGCGATTTCTTCGAGCTATTCTTCGACGACGCCAAGGCGGCGGCGGCCTGCCTCGACATTGCATTGACGAAGCGCGGCGAGGATGGCGGCGAACCGGTGCCGATGTGCGGCGTTCCCGTCCATGCCGCGGAGAATTATTTGGCCCGGCTGATCCGCGGTGGGTTCCGGGTCGCCATCGCGGAGCAGACCGAAAGCCCGGCCGAGGCGCGCAAGGCGCGCGGGTCCAAGGCTTTGGTCGAGCGAGCGATCGTCCGGCTGGTGACCCCGGGCACGCTGACCGAGGAAACGCTGCTCGATAGCGCCAGCGCAAACTGGCTGGCGGCGGTTGCAAGGGCGGGTGACGAATGGGCAATCGCCGCGGCCGACATATCGACTGGCCGGTTCGAACTGGTCGCCTGCGGCCCGGGAGAGCTGCCGGCCGAACTGGCGCGGCTGTCACCGGCGGAGACACTGGCTGCCGAAAAGGTGCCGGGGATCGCCACCACGCCCGGCAAGGGGGGCTTCGACAGCCTGTCCGGCGAGCAGGCGCTCAAGCAGAGGTTTGGAGTCGCCACACTCGACGGCTTCGGATCGCCGGGTCGAGCGGAATTGGCCGCGTGCGGCGGGCTGCTGGCTTATCTGGCCGCCACGCAAAAGGACGCAGTCGCCTTTCTCGCCGCACCACGGCGAATCGCGCGTGCCGAGCATCTGGCGATCGATCCGGCGACGCGCGACAGTTTGGAGATTTGCCGAACACAAACGGGCGCGGTTGCCGGCAGCCTGCTGGGCTGCATCGACCGATGCATCACCGCCCCCGGCCGGCGATTGCTGGCCGCCGACCTGTCGGCCCCGCTGACTGAAATTCGCGCGATCGAGGCGCGGCTGGCGCTGGTGCAGTGGCTGCACGAGGAGCCGATCCGCCGGGCCCGGGCGCGCGACAGGCTGAAAGCCATGCCCGACATCGGCCGCGCGTTGGCGCGGCTGGTAGCCGGACGCGGCTCTCCACGCGATCTCGCCGTGCTTCGCGACGGCCTTCTCGCGGCTGCCGCACTCCAGGCGGAACTGGAAGCTGAGGCGGACCGGCCGGACTTGCTGGCAACGCTACTCCCGGATCTTGGCGGCCATGCCGCCCTGACCGACCGGATGGGAATTGCACTGGTCGAAGCGCCCCCGCTCGATGCTTCCAAGGGCGGCTATATCGCCGAGGGGTATGACGCGGCACTCGATGCCCTTCGCTCGGCGAGCAGCGACGGGCGACGCGCAATCGCAGCGCTGGAAGCGCGATATCGGGAATCGACCGGCGTTTCGACGCTGCGCATCCGCCACAACGCTGTGCTCGGCTATCACATCGAAGTAGCGGCCAAGCACGCCGATCGATTGATGGCTGCGGATTCGGGATTCAATCATCGGCAGACATTGGCCGGCGTCGTCCGGTTCAATTCGCCCGACCTGCATGCCGAGGCAAGCCGGGTGGTAGAGGCCGGCGCCCATGCGCTGGCCGCCGAAGCCGCGCATTTCGAGGAATTGACCGCATTGGCCGTCGCCGCAGGCGTCAGGATCGCCTCGACCGCCGATGCCATTGCCAGGATCGACGTCGCCGCAAGCCATGCCGAGCGCGCGGCGGAAGGCGGCTGGTGCCTGCCTCATCTGACCACCCAGCCATGCCTGGAAATCGAAGGCGGCCGTCACCCGGTCGTTGAGGAGGCGCTGCGAAGCGAAGGCGAACCGTTCGTCGCCAACGATTGCGCGCTGGGCGCCAATGACCGCCTTTGGCTGATTACCGGCCCCAATATGGGCGGCAAGTCGACCTTCCTGCGCCAGGTGGCGATCGCTGCCTTGTTGGCGCAGGCTGGAAGCTATGTACCGGCCGCGCGGGCCAGGATCGGGATCGTCGACAGATTGTTTAGCCGCGTCGGAGCCGCCGACAATTTGGCCCGCGGCCGCTCTACCTTCATGGTCGAAATGGTCGAAACGGCTGCGATCCTGGCCCAGGCGACGCCGCAAAGCCTGGTGATCCTCGACGAGATTGGACGCGGCACCTCGACCTACGATGGGCTGGCGATTGCCTGGGCGGTGGTCGAGGCGATGCACGACCAGGTCAAGGCGCGCACATTGTTCGCGACCCATTATCATGAATTGACCCGGCTGGCCGACCGGCTGGAGCAATTGTCGCTCCACCATGTCCGCGCGCGCGAATGGAAGGGCGAACTGGTCCTGCTGCATGAGGTAGGCGATGGCCCGGCCGACCGCAGCTACGGAATTGCGGTGGCCAAGCTGGCGGGCCTGCCGCCCCTGGTCCTCGCCCGGGCCAAGGCAGTGCTGGCCAAGCTGGAAGCGGGACGCGATGCTACCGGCGGCATCGCCGCCGGCCTCGACGATTTGCCGTTGTTCGCCAGCCAGGCGATCGAGCAAGCGGAGACCGACCCGCTGAGCGAGGCGATCGCCGCGATCGACCCGGATTCGCTAACCCCGCGCGAGGCGCTGGAGGCGCTTTATGTGTTGAAAAGGCTGGCGGCGGAGGGCTGATGCGCCAGCCACCGCGCTACCAGCTTATTGCCGACCGGCGCGCGGTGATCGATCGCCGGGCGCTCGCCGAACGGTTGGCGGCGTTGCCTGACAAGGATCTGCAGGCGGAAGCCGGCAAGGCACTGCGCGAGGCGTTGGACGCGGGGCGTGCGGAAATTTCCCGGCGCCTGGCCCTTGAGCCCGGACGTGGACGGGTTATCGCCGCCTCTTATTGCTTCCTTGCCGACCAGATCGTGCGGCTGGCCTATGATTTGGTGACGACGCGGATCCACCCGCGGCCAGCAAGTTCTTCCTGCCGTTTGTCTGTGGCCGGTCTCGGCGGGACCGGGCGCGGCGAGATGGCTCCATTCAGCGACCTCGATCTGATGTTCCTGGTGCCGGAACGCGGCTCGCCCTGGTGCGGACAGGCAGTCGAGGCGCTGCTCTACATATTGTGGGACCTCAAGTTGAAGGTCGGCCAGTCGGTCAGGACTCCTGGCCAGATGATTGTCGCGGCCAAGGAGGACATCACTGTCCGGACCGCGCTGCTGGAGGCGCGCTGGATCTGGGGCGACGAGGAATTGCACGACGGTGCAATGCGCCGGTTCCAGACCGAAGTCGTTGCCGGGACGGCGCGCGAATATGTCGCGGCCAAGCTCGGCGAGCGCGACGCCCGGCACGAACGGATGGGCGATAGCCGCTACGTCGTTGAGCCCAACGTCAAGGACGGCAAGGGAGGCTTGCGCGACCTCCACACGCTCTACTGGATCGGCAAATATGTGTTCGGCGTCGAACAACCTGCCGAGCTGGTCGACCGCGGCCTGTTCAACGCCGCCGAATTTCGCCGGTTCGAGCGTGCCGAGCGCTTCTTCTGGTCGGTGCGCTGCCACCTTCACCTGATCGCCGGCCGGGCCGAAGAGCGGCTCGGATTCGAAATGCAGCGGCAGATCGCCGAAGCCATGCGCTACTCGGACCGGCCGGGAAAATCTGCGGTCGAGCGGTTCATGCAATTCTACTTCCTGAACGCCAAGGCGGTCGGCGACCTCACCGGCCTGTTCCTCGCCCAGCTGGACGAGCAAATGGGCGCCAAGGGCCGCCGCTTCGCGCTTCCGACTTTCACCCGCAAGCCCAGGCACCTCAACGGCTTCGCGCTCGATCGGGGCAGGCTGTCGATCCCTAAGGATGGTTGGTTCGCCGATGATCCCGTCCGTCTGATCGAACTGTTCGCGCTCGCCGCGCGGGAGCGGCTCGAGATCCATCCCAAGGCGATGCGGGCGGCGACCCGCGATGCGCGGCTGGTCGACGGAACGCGCGATGATCCCAAGGCCAATGCCCTGTTTCTCGACGTCCTGACCGCGCGAGACCGGCCCGATCTGGCACTGCGGTGGATGAATGATGCGGGGGTGTTCGGCCGCTTCGTTCCCGACTTCGGCCGGGTCGTCGCGCAGATGCAGTTCGACATGTACCATCACTATACGGTCGACGAGCATTCGATCCGGGCGATCGGGCTACTGTCCCGCATCGAGCGCGGCGAGCTGGCCGACGACCATCCCCTGTCGACCGCTCTGTTCAAGCAAATCGCGTCGCGCCGGCTACTTTACGTCGCGGTGCTGCTGCACGACATCGCCAAGGGCCGCGGCGGCGACCACAGCGAACTCGGAGCCGAAATTGCGCTGGAATTGTGCCCGCGGCTTGGGTTGGACGAGGCCGAAACGGAGACGGTCGCCTGGCTCGTCCGTTATCATTTGCTGCTCAGCAACACCGCCTTCCGCCGCGACGTCACCGACCCCAAGACCGTTGAGGATTTCATCCGCACCGTCCAGAGCCCGGAGCGGCTAAGGCTGTTGCTGATCCTGACCGTGGTCGATATCCGCGCGGTCGGCCCGACGACGTGGAACGACTGGAAGCGGCAGCTGCTTCGGACCCTGTTCGATGCCGCCGAGGAGCGGCTGAGGCTGGGCCACAAGCAGCGCGGGCGGCAGGAACAGGTCGCGGCACGGCAGCAGGCGCTGGTCGATGCGCTACCATGGAAGAAATCGGCCATACGTGCCCATGCCCGGCGCCTGCCCGACAGCTATTGGCTGGCCGAGCCGCCCGAATGGCAGCTCGCCAATGCGCTCCAGGTCGCGGCCGCCGAGGCCCATATTGGCGAGGCCGAACCGTCGGTGACGGCCCAGCCCGATCCGCTCTCCGGCATGACCCGGGTGACCGTGTTCGCGCCTGACCGGGCCGGCCTGTTCTACCGCATTGCTGCCGCGCTGAGCCGGGCGGGAGCCTCAATCGTCGACGCCCGGATTCACACGACTCGCGATGGCATGGCTCTCGACAATCTGCTGGTGAGCGACGGCCGCGGCAGGCCCTATGAGGACGGCAGGCTGCGTAAGCGGCTGGCCAACGCGGTCGATACTGCGTTGACGGCTGAGGCGGAGCCGCCGGCCGCGCCAATGGCCGACATTTCGGTGCGCGAGCAGGCATTTGCAGTCGCGCCCCGCGTGCTCGTTTCGGACAAGGCTTCGTCAAGAACGACGGTCGTCGAAGTCAATGCGCGCGACCGCCAGGGCCTGCTGGCC encodes:
- a CDS encoding protocatechuate 3,4-dioxygenase; this translates as MIVTRRHLVVGAAAVASVSAAKAQNLVAQNLVATSAQDLGPFYPIVRPTDHDADLTRVKGRDGVAMGQPINVIGRIVDLHGNPVSNAQIDIWQCNAAGRYAHPGDTANPAALDPNFQGFARLASDRDGQFKFRSVKPKDYDTPIGRRTPHIHYSIDGHSERLVTQMYFPGEPLNDIDFLLKNAAPKQSVIAEAIDRLSGDPQALAFRWTVVLGVG
- a CDS encoding NADP-dependent malic enzyme gives rise to the protein MSESNVKFTRDEALDFHSRGRPGKIEIIASKPMATQRDLSLAYSPGVAVPVEEIAANPAKAYELTAKGNLVAVISNGTAILGLGNLGALASKPVMEGKAVLFKRFADVDSIDLEVDTTDAQRFIEAVELLGPSFGGINLEDIAAPDCFIIEQALKERMNIPVFHDDQHGTAIITAAGMINACFLTGREFKDVKVVVNGAGAAAIACTELIKAMGVPHNNVVMCDRKGPLYPGRDGMDQFKSAHAVPTEARSLKEALVGADVFLGLSAAGAVTPDMVEAMAPQPIIFAMANPDPEITPPDAKKARPDAIVATGRSDYPNQVNNVLGFPFIFRGALDVHATGINEEMKIAAAHSLADLAREAVPEEVAAAYGGVSHRFGPDYIIPAPFDPRLIEVVPCAVAEAAMRTGVAQKPIADMAAYRLTLRARLNPTSSILSLAFEAARANPKRVLFAEGEEENVLRAAIAFKEGGYGTPVLVGREDVYDKLAELGVDDPKSYEVLNSRNSPLVGRAVDYIYAKHQRHGMLRRAVERMVNQDRNTFAAAMLAMGEGDAMITGTTRPFSESLRQVRWVIDEDDCATPFGIHVVSARGRTVMIADTAVTERPTAEQYAAIAMRAASFARRVGQEPRVAFISYTTFGNPPGRHIDELRDAVKLLDTLQTDFEYEGEMGPDVALNHEMQAKYYPFSRLTGPANILVMPGLQSANISSKLIRALGGDVALGPYLMGMSLPVQIAPMTASSSDLVTLAVLAGGGADAIRQAPERQKKA
- the mutS gene encoding DNA mismatch repair protein MutS, which translates into the protein MARADDPSPKQTPMMAQYRRLKAEAGDALLFYRMGDFFELFFDDAKAAAACLDIALTKRGEDGGEPVPMCGVPVHAAENYLARLIRGGFRVAIAEQTESPAEARKARGSKALVERAIVRLVTPGTLTEETLLDSASANWLAAVARAGDEWAIAAADISTGRFELVACGPGELPAELARLSPAETLAAEKVPGIATTPGKGGFDSLSGEQALKQRFGVATLDGFGSPGRAELAACGGLLAYLAATQKDAVAFLAAPRRIARAEHLAIDPATRDSLEICRTQTGAVAGSLLGCIDRCITAPGRRLLAADLSAPLTEIRAIEARLALVQWLHEEPIRRARARDRLKAMPDIGRALARLVAGRGSPRDLAVLRDGLLAAAALQAELEAEADRPDLLATLLPDLGGHAALTDRMGIALVEAPPLDASKGGYIAEGYDAALDALRSASSDGRRAIAALEARYRESTGVSTLRIRHNAVLGYHIEVAAKHADRLMAADSGFNHRQTLAGVVRFNSPDLHAEASRVVEAGAHALAAEAAHFEELTALAVAAGVRIASTADAIARIDVAASHAERAAEGGWCLPHLTTQPCLEIEGGRHPVVEEALRSEGEPFVANDCALGANDRLWLITGPNMGGKSTFLRQVAIAALLAQAGSYVPAARARIGIVDRLFSRVGAADNLARGRSTFMVEMVETAAILAQATPQSLVILDEIGRGTSTYDGLAIAWAVVEAMHDQVKARTLFATHYHELTRLADRLEQLSLHHVRAREWKGELVLLHEVGDGPADRSYGIAVAKLAGLPPLVLARAKAVLAKLEAGRDATGGIAAGLDDLPLFASQAIEQAETDPLSEAIAAIDPDSLTPREALEALYVLKRLAAEG
- a CDS encoding [protein-PII] uridylyltransferase, yielding MRQPPRYQLIADRRAVIDRRALAERLAALPDKDLQAEAGKALREALDAGRAEISRRLALEPGRGRVIAASYCFLADQIVRLAYDLVTTRIHPRPASSSCRLSVAGLGGTGRGEMAPFSDLDLMFLVPERGSPWCGQAVEALLYILWDLKLKVGQSVRTPGQMIVAAKEDITVRTALLEARWIWGDEELHDGAMRRFQTEVVAGTAREYVAAKLGERDARHERMGDSRYVVEPNVKDGKGGLRDLHTLYWIGKYVFGVEQPAELVDRGLFNAAEFRRFERAERFFWSVRCHLHLIAGRAEERLGFEMQRQIAEAMRYSDRPGKSAVERFMQFYFLNAKAVGDLTGLFLAQLDEQMGAKGRRFALPTFTRKPRHLNGFALDRGRLSIPKDGWFADDPVRLIELFALAARERLEIHPKAMRAATRDARLVDGTRDDPKANALFLDVLTARDRPDLALRWMNDAGVFGRFVPDFGRVVAQMQFDMYHHYTVDEHSIRAIGLLSRIERGELADDHPLSTALFKQIASRRLLYVAVLLHDIAKGRGGDHSELGAEIALELCPRLGLDEAETETVAWLVRYHLLLSNTAFRRDVTDPKTVEDFIRTVQSPERLRLLLILTVVDIRAVGPTTWNDWKRQLLRTLFDAAEERLRLGHKQRGRQEQVAARQQALVDALPWKKSAIRAHARRLPDSYWLAEPPEWQLANALQVAAAEAHIGEAEPSVTAQPDPLSGMTRVTVFAPDRAGLFYRIAAALSRAGASIVDARIHTTRDGMALDNLLVSDGRGRPYEDGRLRKRLANAVDTALTAEAEPPAAPMADISVREQAFAVAPRVLVSDKASSRTTVVEVNARDRQGLLARLAHTIHTAGHELHSAHIATYGERAVDVFYLTSASGRKLTADEGSALREALLAVARAPG